The following nucleotide sequence is from Megalops cyprinoides isolate fMegCyp1 chromosome 19, fMegCyp1.pri, whole genome shotgun sequence.
GCAGCTGTGTCGTTTCACCACATCGCTATTTCCTGATCCTCTCAACTCTGTCCTTTTCGCTGTCTGACCCACGCtccagtgtgtctctctctgtctgtgcctctgtgctcGGCTCTGGTTCCTCTCTTATCTCCTCTGCCATAGTCCAGGCTGCCCCAGTTCTACGCTCCAGGTGTCTATCGACTCTCATTAACTGTAGGTCAGCAGTACTGAAAGCGTTTCCACAGCAATCCTTGGCCAGATATGTTCGCAAACCTCAGATATAAAAGTAGTTTAGTGGCAACTTCAAGCTGTTCTTATCCTGTATGAAGCCTCATAGACTGAAAAGGTTTTTCCAATGCTAGTGAGACAGCAGCCTTGTTCAGAGTTCGCACAAGAACATTTTACGTCTGTTGCTGTAAGCCAGATCTGCAGCAGAAGCATTTTTCACTGTGATACTTTTGTTGTGGTCTGTCCAAAACAGGAATAAAGCAAGCACAAGCACCAGAATTTCTTCCTCCCTAGCAAACAGCTGGGAGACAGATTTGGCAAACAATCTCGCTCTTTTATACAAACAAATCCAGTATAGTGTGTAGGTGGTACCAGTAGAGTTGAACTCTGAAGATCTTCTGGGGTCAGTGGCAGTAGAGAACAGTAGGTCAAACTCCATCAGCTGAAATGCAAACTGCTGTATTGGGTCGCATGAGAGCAACACACATCGTCACAGGTGAGTCAGTGTAAATCAGGCTAGATTCATCAAGATGGCTCCCCAGGGCTTTCCCAGCCTGTTTGCCTCACACCCTGTTCTATGCAGCTGACCTCTTCCCAGAATTCAGTGAAGAATTTATTTCTGTATGGGTTCTTAGCATGCATGCATAGGATTGCATGCATATTCTCATCTTTCCCCTGTGTTCTGTTCTTCCAGGTGTTGGGGAAGTCCTGTAAACCCATCCCAGGTAGGTGAGCTCACTTCTCCAGGCCCTGAGGCAGACAGTGCACTGTGCAAAGGGAGCTGGCACACacttcatcatcatcgtcacaCACAGTGGGGCCCTGGTGTAGTGTGACCAATACAAGCCGAAGTGCCTTGTTACCATACACCTCCTGGCTCTGCACTGGCCTTTTCTGTGATAGGCTCCTCTCTGCACTGTCCTTTCAGAGGTTAACCCTTTCAGTTCTGACAGCAGAAGCGGTTTAGTTTCCAGATCCCACCAGCTAGTCTGACTTTAAAGGCTCTATCTGTGCGGTGTGACACTGAGGCAGAGACATTTCATGCTCCTGCTTTtttaagtattattattttcacagcaGATGCCCATATTGAGGCTGACCTACATAGTCTCTGTTGTACATATTAGCCACTTACACAGCAAGTTAGTGGCTGGTGCtctttgggttaagtaccatacTTAAGGGTACAGCAATGGCTTTTGAATCTGCAGCCGGCTCGGTAAGCACCCTAAGCACTTTGCCATTCTAGTGCACAGCTCTGGCACTCATCCCATTTAGGCCGAGGATTTTACATGGGTTATTGATCAGTGAGATTGTACAGGCTCTTTTTCTGCCTTAAACTACTGTCAGATCCATCTTCACCAGTTTATTGATCATATATAACCTTGGAGGATTTTAATGTCTGACTTCAATAAGCCATTAGACATCATTAGACCTGCATCTCAGAAATAAATGGTCTGTTGTGAGCAAATTAAATGACATTAGCTTCTGTTAAATTGTTTTCTCTTAATCAGTCACATGCTAGTGGCCTAGAAGAAAGTGATTATCAATGACTGCTGACTTGTCCCCCTGATCTCCATAATTTAGAGGTAAATGAAGACTGCTCAGACCTCCAGGATATAAATAAGAAATGGCCAAGAATCAACCTTGttgaatgaatattaattttatgtataaaatatgtgtcAGGTATTATTATACacaaccagtcaaaagttttagaacacccCCAATTTCTGTAAAGGAAAGACCTACAATTATAAGGGTTataatgttctgtctgtcttcctttgtGAATTTCCTTTTTCTCGCCATTATGATAGCAATATTCTACTACTTCCTGCATTGCAATATTGTCCAAATAATGCTTCAGAGGGTGTAGTAACACAGTCTGTTCtaacactgcttttatacagacagagggtTTGTAAGTAATCAACAAAAGTCAGGACACCTGTAGGAGTTGTTTGCATCAGCTTCCAAGGCTTAATTTACTTCCATTGCTGCGGAAGAGCTTACTTGTTCCctgaaaaaggccttttttttatcatttttggtaatctaaactttttttaacctctggcagtttaccacttccttttgttccttttcaggTCATtgcttaaatttcaataaaattgGAGAAATGGAGGTGTTGtaaaacttttgaccggtagtGTATCAATACAATATAAATTCCAGGTAGTGATGGCAGGTTAATCTGAATATCCTCCAGGTTTACACCGActtgcattttttgttcttGCGTGGATGTAATCTCCTCATCCTTATAGATACTTCACTGCTGTTCTCTGTCCTTTGTCGCTCTGCTGTGTACGCTGCTGATACCTTTCCTGCTTGTTTCCACAGTTATGATCCTGGGTGTGACGATACTGAGAAAGAAGTACCCACTGGCCAAGTACCTGTGTGTTCTGCTGATTGTGAGTGGGGTGGCCATCTTCCTGTATAAGCCCAATAAGGGGGTGGCCACCACGGAAGAGCACCTGTTCGGCTTTGGGGAAATGCTGCTGGTATGCTTCTCTGATGGAACTTCGGTTCTCTCCTGCTTTATTCTGTTAGAGGCCTTTTCTCTGTCTACCATTATATTTCTATGTGACTACAACGCTGTATTGTTTACTGTTGAATAtgttcctgtttgtgtctgtgttagtgTTCCTGCCTGTGTGAAGCTCTAAATCTCTGtctgacactctctctctcactccctctctctataaacacacacacacacgcatacacacacacacacacagacacacacctacacacatatattacagtgtttgtttgattttaaaccTCACTCTTTATATACAATATTGTGTGACTATaatcctctttctctgtcaatGATGGCAAACCTGTAACTGTTTGTGACTGTGAGCCTGTCTCTCTACTCAACACTGTAATTGTaaacccttctctctcttctacAGTGTGGTAGTAAACCCCTCTCTGTACACTCCACAGTGTGATAGTGAACCTCTTTCCATATGGCACTGTGTGACTGTTAACCCCGCTCATCCTGGGTCATGCTCTGCGTGACCATCTGTCCCTGGTGTGTTTCAGCTACTGTCCCTGACTCTGGATGGGCTGACAGGTGTGGCTCAGGACCACATGCGGGGCCGCTATCAGACCAGCCCCAACCACATGATGCTCAACATCAACCTTTGGTCCACAGTGGTGCTGGGGATGGGTGAGTAACCTaccttgctgtctgtctgtcgtcTCACTCATTTAACATGTTAGCTGTGCTCACTGGTTATCGTGCCCATGCATTACATCACAGAGGTCTAACATAGCTCCCAACTGGCTGCTATTTCAGCCAGATTTGTAACCACCCCTGATCTAATACGtgatgaatttttttatttattaaatattaaacgAGAAAATGAACTGAGACTTTGTTTCTCTACGGTGACAACCTGGTGAAGGCAGGTAGAGAATGCAAGGGATTGTACAGCCAATTAGTTGAAGGGGGTGTAATTAAGTATTCAGGCTAGCAGGCTAGTTTGGGACTACTTTCTTCATTATGCATCATGGCCTTTTAAAAGATCACAGTGAGTCAGGGCCTTAGTGTAATGTCTCATCTGGAAAATGGCTGctcctgcagcacagtgccctgtcactgcacagaggCATGAGGTGTCTACTTGGCCCACAGGAAAGATGGCCTCCTACTGTGCTACCAACACCGTCTGAAGCAGTAACCTAGTTTTCTCAGGAGGTCCCACATCCAAATGCTCAGCAATCCCAACCCCACCTGATTGAGCCATCAGACAGGAGCAGAAAACAGGGTGGTATTAATATGATGTGGCATGTCTCTGTGGAAGTGGAGGTGAGAATAGTATCAAAAATGTGGATAATGATTTCTGTTTCCTCCTGATTTTATCACTGGGCTTAATTAGAGGGTTCCCTGTAAAGTTTATTACTTCCAATTCAATTACTTTCTCCAAGAAGGGAGTGAAGGAGAACACCACTAGGGGGAGCCTTTGTATTGCTGTGGATTTGGGCTAAAATGAGTATTTTAACATGTAATCCCTGCTTTTGTAAATGCATAATTCACTTGGTAATAGTTCATTTTCTGCAGCAGAGATAATTCTGATGTTAATAAATTGCTCTTAATAACAGGCACATTTATCTGTTTGGCACTTGAAAAATATGGTTTATGAGGCCTCTGATCTGATATGctcagaaaatgcaaaaatttaCTCCTAACTCCtcactgaaaaaacaacatatgaatTAAATTGTCATAACAGAGCACAAATTATCAGTACTTTAGGTCTTTCAAAAGAAGGTTTTATTCCTGTATCAACAAACATTCCAGCctatttttcagctgttttggaTATGTATTTTCCTGTGTCTCCTTGGCCAAAAGGGAATTTGTTCTGTGTATTGGCAGTGGTGTACAACCTTTGGCAGTGAGGGGGACTTTGTGGCCCTGATTCACAGAACCTATAGTAcatcttcacaaacacagaccattACGGCTGTAAACATTTCAGTTGATCatagtttattttatgtattctAATGCAGAGCACTTTACTAGTGATTCTGCAAGTCAAAACTTTATTCCCCTaatgtccctttctctcttaagtgatttatttgcttaacatGCCCTTACCCCAGGGTAACTTCCATAGCTAATGTGgcttacattttatacattatctCTTTGTACAGATTGATGCCTTATTgatgcaattcaggttaaattcCTTGCCTGAGCAATTTCCCATTGAGCTGAGCTCCCCTCTCACCACACCGCATTGCTGCCgataaatgatttttaaatggtcACATCTGGCCCTCTGCTGCTGCACTCCGACATGCAGTAAGGATCTGCAAGTCGAGAGTTCTTTACTTTTTCGCTCCTGATTAAATGATCTGTCTCCCATCTCTTCCTCGTCGCTCTCTCCGCTCCTCGTCTCAGGGGTGCTGTGGACCGGGGAAGTGTGGGAGTTCCTGAGCTTCACTGACCGCTATCCAAGTATCATCTACAACATCATGCTGTTCGGTCTCACCAGCGCCTTGGGTCAGGTAGGTCTGTGGTGAAagagtgcatgcgtgtgtgggtgtgtgtttgtgtgtgtgtgggtagtTGCATGTTTGTTTGGGTAGGGAGGCAGAAACCTTGTCTAAAATGCCCTGCTCAAAATAACATGTCAGCGCATGCATTTTCTCAGAGTGGACCGAGTCATACTTTACTGTAATCAATGCTTGGATTTTAGTTTGCTCTGGCATGCAGGCTGGCTGTGACCTTTGCTTCAGTCACAgcacttttaacttttaaatgtGTCTAGATGGACGCAGAGGGTCCATTTGTCTCTCTCCATTGTCAGTTGTGACTTCTGAAGTGTCCCACTCTTGAACGCACAATGACCCAAAGCTGCAGAAGTGATTTGCCTGTCTTCTCCTCTCAGACTTTCATCTTCATGACGGTGGTGTACTTCGGACCACTCACCTGctccatcatcaccaccacgCGGAAGTTCTTCACAATCCTGGGCTCGGTCCTCCTCTTTGGCAACGTCATCACTACCATGCAGTGGGTTGGCACTGTTCTCGTCTTCTTGGGTAAGTTACAACAGCTAGAGCCCCACCTGTGGCAATGGGCTCCTCCCTAAAGTTACTTAAGCCTGCAGCAATGACCAACTTGCGCAAGAAACTTGGAACATTACTTTTGCTGTATGTGCTTAACCCTGATTCATCGCTTatctgtgtggttttttttaaGGTCTGGGCCTGGATGCCAAATATGGGAAAGCACCCAGGAAGACGACACACTGAGGTGCTCAGGTGCCCTGCAACTGTGTGCGCCTGAGCAGTGCAGTGGTCAAAGTGGcagctggacagacagacaggaattCACCTCAGAACCTGTCTCTCCTATCTCTCCACTCCAGTGGAGACACTCCAACACAGATCCGTCCAATCTCAGCAGTTGCTGGATTTCCAAATCCCTGGTGAAGAAGGAACTCCAAAATCTCTCGGTTGCTTGCAGTTTTACCAGCCTTTATGACTTGAAAATGGTGTAGGCGTGCTGTCTGCAGCAGTCCCCACCCCATTCTTTATCACATGGAACTATGCTTCCTCAGCGGGTTTATCAATAACACactctcattttaaaagcaacaaGACCTCTTGGATGTGAGGCTGTAAAAAAGAAGGGGGACACATTTCAGGTGTCGCACCTGGGGTGAGCTTAGTTGGCAAACCATTTCGCAATATTCTGTACCCAAGCCTCTGTGTTACAACACACTTACAACACAACCCAAGTGTATGTGTAAACCAGCTTCCGACCTGACTTTCCATCAGCACTTTTGTGACACGTTTCGCCAGCTGAACTCTCCTCTATCAAATGCCTTTCCTTCTCAAATTCTCCTGTTCTTTTTCACAAAAACTGCTTAGTTTGTCCATAGCAAATTTGCATTTCCACCCCTATAATCAGAGCATTTAATGCAAGttttgagaaatacacaaaATTCTAAATGAACTGCAGGTGATACGAAAGTATTCTTTGCACTTAGTTTACATATGTACTTACTGTAATGATATACATACCTCCATTCCTATCCCAGGAGACATTTCAGAGGTTGTTAGTTTGTTTATATCATATCATGAAATAGACCTGAAATCTAATTATGTGATATGGGTGTTCTTGATGTCAGCACATCctttatatattttgtgttattCCTTTTTCTGTTACGCTCTGTAACCACACTGACCCATTACAATTTATACTATAATGTTGAAGagatggtggaaaaaaaggaaaacaaaaagggaaattaTTTTACTATACACAAACAGTCTGGTTGTTTATATATATCTGCAAGTAAGGaagaacaacccctgaacaacAAGTATCTGCCAAAAGGTGTAGTTTTGCCAACATCATGTGTGCCCTTCTTACAGGGCAAAACCCAAATAAAATGGATGATTACAGCCATGCCTGAGgggtctgtgtatgtgagtctTTAGATTTAATAGTATAAAATGTCTCCTTTGTGGAAGATGTGGAAAAGCAAGGCTGTTCTTGTCTCAGCAGCCCCTGGGGGCTTGCTGTCAGAATCAACAGAATGAAAAGAACTTGCATAACCCAGCCACAACCAGTTAAATGATTCTCAACAGaggctctctgctgctctcactGGTGGCAcaccagtgatgtcatcactgtctCCTTTTCAAAAAACTCTCCTGAAAGGTTAATGCTCAATTCTGTACGAAAATGAATTTGAGGAAACAAACATCTCTGGGCATTGGGAAAGCAATATGATTAAAGGACGGGCAGAGATACGCCGTCAGCACAGCAAACAAGATTTCCCAGTTCACTGTTTGAACAAGCAGCCCTGAGGGCGTCCGGGCTGGAACAGCGATAGCCGCGCTTACCAGCCGCACGTCCAAATTGACAATACGTCAGGTGAAAACCGTGCTGTAATCTGGGATAATATGTACAGGAAGGCCCAGAAATCAGAAGCAGTGGGCGATTCGCCTGTTAAATCGGTGTGCAGTAAGCATTTCTATGTCATATTCATGATGTGGGTTATTTGGGTTGTGATTGATTGGGAAAATAAGGGACAAGTAGTCAACAAGCAACGCTTCATCTTGCAGTGGGCAACAGGCAACAGCTGACCTGAAGGGGTAGTCCATGGGTAGTTATCTCAATTAACAACACGGCTGTCAACAGTTGTGCGTGACTGAAACAGGCAGGCCTGATAGATCAGTTAAATACAGTGACTGGCTTTAACAAACTACGAAGGTTAGTGGTAGCTTTTACGGGGAAATCATCAGTGGCTGCATTACAAACGACACCTTCATTCCCTGTTTCCCTCAGCAGTATTACTCTATGATCAATGCTCAGAAAGTGAGCATTTCACTTGCGATTCCCTCCCCTGGCTGCTTAAGTGCAttgctgtgatgtcatgctAAGTGTTCACTTGCTAAAGACTGATAAGCGATCGGTATTACCAAGAGGAGTGGGGAGTAATTTGAAATGATCTCACTGTGGCACAGCTGTTGCATGGATCATTTTGAGATTGCGACACACAGTGATAAATTATAATCACAGGAATTTGTCATGTCATACTTCTGAATGAGAGGAGATGGGTTGCTAAAAACAGGATAGAAGTTGGTAGCCATTGATGCAGATCGAACTTGGCATTTTACGTGGCTGGTTTTGCTACTTCTGAAAGGTCTGCGTCTACTATCTGACATCAGTGTCATCTTAGAAAGCATCTTAGCAAACCATAAACTAACATCCTTCACTACACTAATGCATGCAATATccgcatccccccccccccccatgcagcTTTCACAACTGAGTTTACCAACAGGTCAACGCACGGACCTGTATCTACTGGCTCCGTTTTCCATTGAACTTAAATTTGggatatgtaaatatgtaaatgggTATCTGTGTTACAAAAAATCCTTATGAAGCTGACGCAAATGTTAATTGATTCATTACTTTACACATTGAAAAGTGTATTTTATACACAGCCGCTACATTCAAAATCGAAGGGCAAATGGAAATACCCACTTTagataattttttatttttgcaaatcaTGCACTAGATTGGCGCGAATGGTAATATGGAGTGCGTGCCTCTGTCATCAGTGCTGTTGAAAAGTCGAACGTTGTTAATGGCTTAAcgtgttaaaattaaaatttctaTATAAAAACAGATTAACAAGTACAGACGatggtaaataaatgaatacgttaaaaataataacatggtaaataaataattgtcgACAGgaatatgtataaaataatatattaacgTTCAgagtataaaaaatataaattacaaatgtaatttctttaattactcattcttttaaattgtatttcagACTGTATTTACATggacatttatttatgtattgcattatttatttattatgattatgagcAATCGGTACTGGAAAATTATAAAGGAATCTGCACCGGATGCATCTGATGTATTTCGAACATTTTTAGATAGCGTTTCGTCCGTTGTGGAAATGCTTAGCCTATGGTTTTAGGTCTTTGAAAGTTGTTTGCGGTCATGACAGGGATGAGTATTACATGGCTGTACTATGAACTAATTTCCTTCTTTTAAAACGGCCTCTCCGGGCATAAGGTTCCATGATGTGCTGCTTAGAAGTGAACACAGACTTCCAGTACCAAAGCCTCCTATATCTAGGACACCAGTACGATTGATCTAATTCTATTAGCCCCATATAACAATGCCCTCTGGCTCTACGGTAAGCGAGTAGGCTACGTCCTAGGCGTATAGTAGGCCTACCAGGCCCGTAGAAAAAATGGTAGGCTGTTGAATTGAGTGAAACTAAGGAATAACTTCTCTGACCCTCTGACCAAAtggaatttgtgtgtgtataacaacatacataaataaacataattaagCATATCATTATATTCCCTTAATACGTGATAATTAGTCTTGCACCTTAGTGCAACACGATGAAGTAGGCCAATATTTAACTAAATTCAGAAGCCACTGTCgccagcaaaaaaataaatgaaacaggtATTATCTTAGCGAAATGAAAATAGAGCAACCTTAACATAAAATAAGAAGTTGACTATGAAagaatacaaatgcatttcttcACCAGACGTTGCTGTCATAACAGTACGACCCTAAACGCCCCAGTTTTAGGTGTTCCTCTCACTGCCTGAAGAAAACACAATTGTATTCTTAATTTAACTAGCTAACACACCACATAtgtttgtaaatgcaaaaaaattacatcGTAAAAGAACAGTTGGG
It contains:
- the LOC118794435 gene encoding solute carrier family 35 member B1; translated protein: MAAVKGSGKESLLQNERVRFIFCFSGVFVCYFYYGILQETITRGQYGEGDKKEKFKYATTLVFIQCIINAAFAKLLIQFFEKPRPDHTRSWLYGVCSLSYLGAMVSSNSALQYVNYPTQVLGKSCKPIPVMILGVTILRKKYPLAKYLCVLLIVSGVAIFLYKPNKGVATTEEHLFGFGEMLLLLSLTLDGLTGVAQDHMRGRYQTSPNHMMLNINLWSTVVLGMGVLWTGEVWEFLSFTDRYPSIIYNIMLFGLTSALGQTFIFMTVVYFGPLTCSIITTTRKFFTILGSVLLFGNVITTMQWVGTVLVFLGLGLDAKYGKAPRKTTH